The Candidatus Omnitrophota bacterium genome window below encodes:
- a CDS encoding HD domain-containing phosphohydrolase, with product MAKKIQASIENASILRKFTILFLLISVIPVSILYYLYVQLKDNGKLDMTASNLNMTLIFVVLGVAVGYLALRSLLASVVEIAHSKKGQLKEMLGSEKFQEITSGNQNEIAILAKSFNEITSRLEANIRSLEVAKKTLHSVLAKVGEGISSMQNIDNFLTLIIETVTDALQGRVGVLMLVDESQKELFAKSIYGHTLAAGEQIRIKFDEGTAGLAFKTKRAIIIPRLSSDHESGAQNILFQEPLLCAPLILRDKVVGVISVSGKKDDSNFNEEELNLLNNLAMQTAVAVENANLNRDAEKTYFETISALALAVDAKDHYSRGHLDRVAKYVVQIAEKLKLSQEEIRILRDAARLHDIGKIGISDDVLNKPGPLDTDGWSIMRRHTEIGEGIIKPISSLRNLCDIVRHHHEMLDGSGYPDGLKGDQIKPLVRILTVADIFDALTTDRPYRKAFSFAEGAKKLREMNDKIDQKIVDAFLEALNAERQLS from the coding sequence ATGGCAAAAAAAATCCAAGCCTCTATAGAGAATGCGTCGATTTTAAGAAAATTCACCATTCTCTTTCTTCTGATCTCGGTTATTCCGGTGAGCATCTTGTATTATCTCTACGTTCAGCTTAAAGATAACGGAAAGCTGGATATGACGGCCAGCAATTTGAACATGACGCTGATCTTTGTTGTTCTGGGCGTTGCCGTCGGATATCTGGCGCTGCGTTCATTATTGGCCAGCGTTGTTGAGATCGCTCACTCCAAAAAAGGCCAGCTTAAAGAAATGCTGGGTTCCGAAAAATTCCAGGAAATAACCTCCGGCAATCAAAATGAAATTGCCATTTTAGCAAAATCTTTCAATGAAATTACCTCACGTTTGGAAGCGAATATCCGAAGCTTAGAAGTCGCCAAAAAAACCCTTCATTCGGTTTTGGCCAAAGTGGGCGAGGGGATCTCGTCGATGCAAAACATTGATAATTTCCTTACGCTTATTATTGAAACCGTGACCGATGCTCTGCAAGGGCGCGTTGGTGTTTTGATGCTGGTGGATGAATCCCAAAAAGAGCTTTTTGCAAAATCTATTTACGGGCATACGCTAGCGGCGGGAGAACAAATTCGTATTAAGTTTGATGAGGGAACAGCCGGGCTCGCTTTTAAAACAAAACGGGCTATTATTATTCCTCGCTTGTCATCGGACCATGAAAGCGGCGCGCAAAATATTTTATTCCAAGAACCGCTTTTATGCGCGCCGCTTATTTTGCGCGATAAAGTTGTGGGGGTTATTTCGGTCAGCGGCAAAAAAGACGATAGCAATTTTAACGAAGAAGAGTTGAATTTGTTGAATAATTTAGCCATGCAAACAGCCGTGGCGGTAGAAAATGCCAACCTCAACCGCGACGCCGAAAAAACATATTTTGAAACGATTTCCGCTTTGGCTTTGGCGGTGGACGCCAAAGATCATTATTCGCGCGGGCATTTAGACCGCGTGGCGAAATATGTCGTTCAAATTGCCGAGAAGCTTAAATTAAGCCAGGAAGAAATTCGTATTTTACGCGACGCGGCTCGCCTGCACGATATTGGTAAAATTGGAATTTCCGATGATGTCCTCAATAAACCGGGGCCGTTGGATACCGACGGCTGGTCTATTATGCGCCGCCATACCGAGATCGGAGAGGGCATTATCAAGCCGATCAGTTCACTGCGCAATCTTTGCGATATTGTCCGTCATCATCATGAAATGTTGGACGGCAGCGGCTATCCCGATGGGCTTAAAGGTGATCAGATCAAACCTTTGGTGAGGATCTTAACGGTGGCGGATATTTTTGACGCGCTGACTACTGACCGGCCTTATCGTAAAGCATTTTCTTTCGCCGAAGGGGCGAAGAAACTTCGCGAAATGAATGATAAGATCGATCAAAAAATCGTCGATGCTTTCTTAGAAGCCTTAAATGCCGAACGGCAATTATCATAA
- a CDS encoding sulfide/dihydroorotate dehydrogenase-like FAD/NAD-binding protein translates to MCPQDNLDIIMHKITNKQMIGENFKRLEVQAPNIARTAKPGQFVMVMVDEDSDRIPLAVVESDERRGVITLVFEEVGPVTKSLGEKQIGSFLFALTGPLGMPIEVKKVGTVVCIAEGANTAQILPICRSLKKAGNKVISIVGVKTKKKLTLESHLRSASYKLLVLTEDGSYEKRGMPINILGKVLKEEDVDLVYVFGSVELLRSVTAITKKEKIKTLVGLSPVMVDGLGLCGSCRVRVGDREVFACTDGPIFNGHDVDFDYLKARMA, encoded by the coding sequence ATGTGCCCGCAGGACAACTTAGATATTATCATGCATAAAATTACCAATAAACAGATGATCGGGGAAAACTTCAAGCGCCTGGAAGTGCAAGCGCCGAATATCGCGCGCACGGCCAAGCCAGGCCAATTTGTGATGGTGATGGTCGATGAGGACAGCGACCGAATTCCTTTAGCGGTCGTGGAATCTGACGAGCGCAGAGGCGTGATCACCTTGGTTTTTGAAGAGGTTGGGCCGGTCACGAAAAGTTTAGGCGAAAAACAGATCGGTAGCTTTTTATTTGCTTTGACCGGCCCCTTAGGGATGCCGATCGAAGTTAAAAAGGTTGGTACCGTTGTTTGTATCGCCGAAGGCGCCAACACGGCGCAGATCCTTCCTATCTGCCGTTCCTTAAAAAAGGCCGGCAATAAAGTGATCAGCATTGTCGGCGTTAAAACAAAAAAGAAACTTACCTTAGAAAGCCATTTGCGTTCGGCCTCGTATAAACTTTTGGTTCTGACTGAAGACGGTTCCTATGAAAAACGGGGAATGCCGATCAACATTTTGGGAAAAGTTTTAAAAGAAGAAGACGTTGATCTGGTCTATGTTTTTGGATCTGTTGAATTATTGCGATCAGTCACGGCGATAACGAAAAAAGAAAAGATCAAAACTCTTGTCGGGCTTAGCCCGGTGATGGTCGATGGTTTGGGTTTATGCGGTTCTTGCCGCGTGCGCGTCGGTGATAGGGAAGTTTTTGCTTGCACCGATGGGCCGATCTTTAACGGGCACGACGTTGATTTTGATTATTTAAAAGCGCGAATGGCGTAA
- a CDS encoding FAD-dependent oxidoreductase: MQKNNIPALPAQKRIKSFAEVSLGFNKKQALDEAMHCPQPSDPAHVHRCPLGVDVLGFIRFIREGKMREALLKIRERNHFPGVCGRVCSAPCQKNIYEGETWVTDIRALERFAFDFGDKKEHKAQSPKQTEQKIAIIGSGPAGLTAAADLAQLGYGVVIFEAMHKAGGALWYGIPEFRLPKKVLNSEIDYVKSLGVEIKLNAVINQNYSVEQLLSEGYEAVLLASGSGSPKISGLRGEHFKGVYLAEEYLMRSNSRSASLSFKGKKAVVIGVGNVAFDCARTSVRLGCDTTLVCEGTEDDLMMAKAEIEFAKEEGVKLEVLTKPLEILSHENHCTRGVRFIKLDFADPGSSGEWKLTPVQGSEFVLDADIVIIAAGHKPNCLAARSTEDLKVNKDGSIWTKKNSFATSVEKVFATGAVAQPGNLIMSMVLAKRATQEIDSYLKEKLSAK, from the coding sequence ATGCAAAAAAATAATATTCCGGCTTTGCCGGCGCAAAAAAGGATCAAGAGCTTTGCGGAAGTTTCTTTAGGATTTAACAAGAAACAAGCTTTAGATGAAGCGATGCATTGTCCGCAACCTTCTGATCCGGCGCATGTTCATCGTTGCCCTTTGGGCGTGGATGTTCTAGGATTTATCCGCTTTATCCGGGAAGGAAAAATGCGGGAGGCTTTGCTTAAAATCAGAGAGCGAAATCATTTTCCGGGTGTTTGCGGGCGTGTTTGTTCGGCGCCATGCCAGAAAAATATTTATGAAGGCGAAACATGGGTAACGGATATCCGCGCTTTAGAACGTTTCGCGTTTGATTTTGGTGATAAAAAAGAACATAAAGCTCAAAGCCCAAAACAGACGGAACAAAAGATCGCGATTATCGGTTCCGGCCCGGCGGGATTGACCGCTGCCGCGGATCTGGCGCAGCTGGGCTACGGAGTTGTCATTTTTGAAGCAATGCATAAAGCCGGCGGGGCTTTGTGGTATGGAATTCCGGAATTCCGTTTGCCTAAAAAAGTTCTTAACAGTGAAATTGATTATGTGAAATCTCTTGGCGTTGAAATTAAACTCAATGCAGTCATCAATCAAAATTATTCTGTTGAGCAGCTTTTATCGGAAGGTTACGAAGCTGTTCTTTTAGCGTCCGGCAGCGGGTCGCCTAAAATATCCGGCCTTCGCGGAGAACATTTTAAAGGCGTTTACTTAGCCGAAGAATATCTGATGCGCAGCAACTCAAGATCCGCATCCCTATCATTCAAAGGGAAAAAGGCGGTGGTGATCGGCGTTGGCAATGTTGCTTTTGATTGCGCGCGTACCAGCGTTCGTTTAGGCTGCGATACAACGCTTGTCTGCGAGGGAACCGAAGATGATCTGATGATGGCAAAAGCAGAGATCGAATTTGCAAAAGAAGAAGGCGTTAAGCTGGAAGTCTTGACCAAGCCTTTAGAAATTCTGTCACACGAAAATCATTGTACCCGAGGTGTGCGTTTTATTAAATTGGATTTTGCCGATCCTGGCTCTTCCGGAGAATGGAAGCTGACGCCTGTGCAGGGTTCGGAATTTGTTTTGGATGCCGACATTGTTATTATCGCGGCGGGGCATAAGCCGAATTGTTTGGCGGCAAGATCCACAGAAGACTTAAAAGTCAACAAAGACGGAAGTATTTGGACCAAGAAAAATAGTTTTGCGACATCCGTAGAGAAAGTTTTCGCCACCGGTGCCGTAGCACAGCCGGGCAATCTTATTATGTCTATGGTTTTAGCCAAAAGAGCCACCCAGGAAATTGACTCGTACCTAAAAGAAAAATTATCCGCAAAATAA